The following coding sequences lie in one Homalodisca vitripennis isolate AUS2020 chromosome X, UT_GWSS_2.1, whole genome shotgun sequence genomic window:
- the LOC124369533 gene encoding uncharacterized protein LOC124369533: MLSTGCQKLGINVREDTIRRSWRKLFGIEKASRQETAAAPENQPRACPPENEELVNLCNHLPVAEPISAEDISEWINGDEDQALTDDVIIQMLNQPEDDDNDEPDGATEKISHTEGLRTIEGALAYIEQQETATTNDLVWLRRWRNRAASL; the protein is encoded by the exons ATGTTGTCTACTGGGTGTCAGAAGCTTGGGATAAACGTTAGGGAGGACACTATAAGAAGGTCATGGCGCAAACTTTTCGGAATTGAAAAGGCAAGCCGCCAAGAGACAGCTGCTGCTCCTGAAAACCAGCCAAGAGCATGTCCTCCTGAAAATGAAGAGCTTGTGAATCTTTGTAACCACCTTCCAGTGGCTGAGCCCATCAGTGCAGAGGACATCAGTGAATGGATCAATGGAGATGAGGATCAGGCCCTAACTGATGACGTGATTATCCAGATGCTCAACCAACCAGAAGATGATGACaa cgATGAACCTGATGGGGCGACTGAGAAAATATCACATACAGAAGGTCTAAGAACGATCGAGGGAGCACTGGCATACATTGAACAACAAGAAACCGCAACAACAAACGATTTAGTTTGGCTGCGACGCTGGCGCAACAGGGCGGCTAGCCTATAG
- the LOC124369744 gene encoding uncharacterized protein LOC124369744, protein MRVCAFVLFLSWVSSCVAQDGCDCFPVKTTNTDLNDLIRDSPLYSQAASNVTNLNSICITLTAVNTPDNALVEMVIIYSNSTVVQRASIQKPIEPGQFLIAGPARTYKDFIIGNPCPQTYVIYRCVQTGRCLTDFTRADVIVVSSRFRESKSCIEKGLDIARETFPDIQKYYYLPRKSVPCCQKAILFSS, encoded by the exons ATGCGGGTTTGTGCTTTTGTATTGTTCTTAAGCTGGGTTAGTAGTTGTGTTGCACAAGATGGCTGTGATTGCTTCCCTGTTAAAACAACTAATACGGATTTGAATGAT CTAATAAGAGACAGTCCATTATACTCACAAGCTGCTTCCAACGTCACCAATCTCAACTCCATCTGTATTACTCTAACAGCTGTCAATACCCCTGACAACGCCCTTGTGGAGATGGTTATCATTTA TTCTAATTCGACAGTTGTTCAGAGAGCAAGCATACAGAAACCAATCGAACCAGGGCAGTTTCTCATCGCtg GTCCTGCACGTACATATAAAGATTTCATCATCGGAAATCCCTGTCCACAAACATATGTCATATATCGCTGCGTCCAGACTGGCA GGTGTCTCACTGATTTCACCAGAGCTGATGTCATCGTTGTATCCAGCAGGTTCCGTGAAAGCAAGTCGTGCATAGAGAAGGGGTTGGACATTGCCAGGGAAACATTTCCAGACATCCAGAAATATTACTACTTGCCAAGGAAATCTGTTCCTTGTTGCCAAAAAGCTATCCTGTTCTCTTCATAG